Genomic window (Achromobacter sp. B7):
TGGGCATGGTGTTCCAGCACTTCAACCTGTTTCCGCACCTGACGGTGCTGGAGAACCTGACGCTGGGACCCATGTGGGTGCTCAAACAGCCGCGCGCACAGGCCGAGGCCACGGCGATGAAGTACCTGGAACGCGTGCGCATTCCCGATCAGGCCAAGAAGTTTCCAGGCCAGTTGTCGGGCGGCCAGCAGCAGCGCGTGGCGATTGCCCGATCCTTGTGCATGAACCCGAAGGTCATGCTGTTCGACGAGCCCACCTCGGCGCTGGACCCCGAAATGGTCAAGGAAGTGCTGGACGTGATGGTGACGCTGGCCCAGGAAAGCGGCATGACGATGATCTGCGTGACGCACGAAATGGGCTTTGCGCGCAAGGTCGCCAACCGCGTGATCTTCATGGACCGCGGGGAAATCATCGAGCAGAACAACCCGGATGCGTTCTTCGATAACCCGCGGAACGAGCGGACACAGCTGTTCCTGAGCCAGATATTGCACTGAGGCGCCTCTCATCAGCGTGACTGGCGTCGGTGCGCGTCTGACATGAAATGCCGTCCTTGAAGGGCGGCATTTTTTTGGGCGGGTACGTGGCCTCGCCGCGAACGGTGCAAGTAGGTTGCAAGGGCGAATCGAGCGAATCGGGCGATGGGGAGGCTGGAAAAATCCCGAAGGGGCCGCGTAGCACTGATTGGCCACGATTTCGTAACCCTCCTATAGATACACGCCTGCATGCAAGGGAACATGGTGGGTTTTACGCCTTCCTGTAGCGGGTGTTTCCGCTTCGACCATGACGACCGAACCCAGTCTGGAATCCCTGGTACCGGAAATTCTCCGCATCGCTGATCAAACGCGCTGCGACGCGGGCCCCAGCGCCGTGGTCGCGTGCAAGAGCGAAGTCGCCATCTTGCCCCTGCGCTATGCCGTTGTGACCGACGCCGGCCCGGGCCTGGATACCTTGGCGCCTGCGCTACCGCCCCACCTTGGCGCCAATTTTCCGCCGCTACAGGGCAAGCACGCGCGCTACGCCGTACGCACGATGCGCAGAGGCTATCTGTACCTGTTCACGAAGCGCTACATGAAGGACTGGTTCTGCGAAAGTGCCTATCGCACCTATGACACCGGTCTGTTCAAGCGTGTCTTTCCCTATGCGCCCCAGCACAACGCTCTTGAGCCGATTCATGAACCCACAGCCCGTGTGCACGATCTGCACGGCCCGGCCGAAAGCGGCCCCGGTGCCTGGACCGTGTGCCTGAAAGCCCCCGAAGACATTGAAGAACTTCGCGCGCTGTTCACGCCCGATCCCTTGACCAAGCGCATGCTGGACTTGATATCCAGCTTCAGCCCGCTACGCAATCAACTACAGAACTTCGATATCCGAAAGCTGCTGATGTCGTGCTCGCGTACGCCGGACGTGCTGGACCCCAGCACCATCGACGACACGCTGGCGGACGCCATCGCACAAGATCAGCCTGACACCGCGTCGGTCCTGGCAGGCCAGCTTTATTCCGATCCCGAGAACCGCTACGCGCGCCAAATCGTCGCCCTGGATCTGAAGGAAAGCGCACGCCGTGCTCGCGGCTTTGGCATCGTGCTCCACGACGCCATCGGGATCACGCAGCAGCTCAATAGCTGGCGCAACGACGCCTATGAAGCCGTGCAGCGGTACTTGGACAAGAAGGACGGCAAAGGCGTCGAGAACCAGCGCAAGGTCTTGGTGGCCCAGGCGTTTATCGACGTCAAGCAGCAGTTCGAAACCCGCTCGGCGGCGCTGGAAGCCCAACATTTCATCGATATCGAGCGCGCCAGGGTTTACGACCCCGGCATGGCGGTGGGCCGTAACTGGGTCTTGAACGACGACGAGCGTGAACGCTGGGACAACGAAGCAGACCAGTACATCACCCAGTTCGAAGACACGATGCGCGCCAAGATGCAGGCGAAGCTGGACAGCGGTGAGTACCGGCGCAGGTTCGACAGCAAATATCTGTCTCCGGCAACACCGGGGCAGGCGGTGCGCGTGGCAGACATGGACGTGGAGTTAACGACGTTCGACGCCGTGTCGGCGGCCGCCGAAAACGTCGGCGTCAAGCGCGCCAAGGATCACGAACGATGGCTCACCAGCGAACAACTGCTGAGCGCGCTGGACGTCTACGACGACCGGGATCTGACAAGCGGCTGGCGCTTTGCGGGCCAGACGGGCTTGTGCGTGCTGGGCGCGGACGGGTGCGCGAGCACGGCGGATCTGATCGAACAATGGTGGACGGGAAACCCGACCGACCGCGCCAACCTGGCGATGCGCGGCTTTGCGCTGAACCAAACAGAGATTCAGGCGGAATTGCAACGCACGCTGGACGCGGCGCGCCTTCACGCGCAAACCCAGGCGCGTGATCCTATTCTGTCTAACGACAGGATGATCCAGCAGGTTCAGGCCGGGTTCGTCGCCGTTCAACATCTGGCTGATCTATTCGACAAGGCGAACGGGTTGTTCGAAGCCTTGTCAGCTGCAGGCGAAACGAACCTGGCGGGTGGCGCCCTGGCTTGGTACTCCAGCCTGGGCCGCCAATCCCTGCGCTACGCCTCGACCGGCAAGGAATGGGCCTTCCATGGCATCACCCGAAGCTGGCTGGCGGCCAGCGTCAGCAAGCGGGCCACGAACTTGCGTATCGACGAACTGACCAAACTAGGGCGTAGCACGGATCCCAAGCAGTTGCGCGCACAGATTGGCCGGAACACCAGATTCGCATTTGCCACCGAACTTGTGGACGCCCATCGCAGCGACTTTTACAAGCTGCGCGCCAGCAGTTGGTTGCTGTTCTTTGAAGCGGCGTTGATTGCAATGCGGGTGCGGGATATGCCCGACGATGAACGCGGCGCCGGGGAGTTGATCGCCCATGGGCTGCTGGCCGGCGCTGCGGGGACGGAAATACTGGCGGCCGGGACGGAGTTGGTATTGCAGCATTACAGCGCCGCCGGCGTCACCGGTACGGGAGCGACGGTCTTTCTGGGGCAGCTGAAGCTGGTAGGTGGCGCGTTGGCGGCGGTGGGTGGGGTGGTGTTGATGGGGTGTGACTGGAAGGACGCAGACCAATCACGGCAAGAAGCAAAAAAAAGGTTGACGTCTGCGTACTACCTCAGATTTGCCGCGGCCTTTGCGATGGTGGGCAGCCAATCCAGCATTGCCTTCGCCGCCGCCGGTCCGATGCTGAAGATCCTGGCAGAGCGAGGAGGAAAATCATACGCGTTGACCTCGCTCCTTCTCGTGGCGGCAAGGGCTTCCTCATTCCTGGGAAGGCCCGCCATGCTCGCACTATTGCGTAGTCTGCTTCTGCGCAGCACGTTGATTGGGATTGCCGCCACCTTGGCTATAGCCGTTTTTGATGACGACGCGCTAGAAAAATGGTGCAAGCGCTCTACCTATCGCGGCGTCGAGTACCAAGGCAACAGCCCGCACAACGCACTGGAGAATGAGTTAGCCGATTTGTACAGCGCCTTGCTGGAGATAATCTGATGTACCTGATGGAATGGATTTTGTGGCTTTCCGTCATCAAATCCGATGCCTGGCTGCAGGAACAGGCGGATGAGAATCCGAACGACCTTGCCAGCAGGCCTTTGGAACCGGTTTATGAGGATCTACTCGTCGCGGAATATGCACGATTGCGTGCCGCGCGATCTGACCACGCCAAATCCAGAAGCCCGGTATATGCCTGCGACAATACCATCCTCGAGATGCGTTGCGGCGCTATGGAAGAAAAGCGAGGATTCATCACATTAATCTCCGCATTCTTCTCGCTGCCGACGATCGCGGGCATCGACCTCATGTGCTTGTCATTTTCGCTATCGACATGGGAAACCTGGGATTACGACGACACGATTCTTCTGATCATTTTATTGATCGGTAGCCTCGGCGCACCCTACATCTACTTCAAATACCTCTTCCGCTTCACCCGCCTGGAATCCTTCACGTCCCGCCACCTGCTCATCCGATTCAACCGCATCACCCGCCAGGTCTACCTGCACCGCCCACCCAGTTGCGGCGGTATCGCCGTACTGCCCTGGGATGACATTCATCACGATGCAGTCCCCGGCGTGAACCTTGTCGTTGGCTGGTACCCGCCCTATTCCCCGCTGCCTTTTCCCAACATGGTTTTCGTCGGCAAGAAGAGCGTCAGCGAATTCGATATGAAAGCCGAATGGGAGTACATCCGCCGCTACATGGATGAAGGCGGTCTGGATGCGGTATCCCCGCCGCGCCTGAGTTCGCACCTGCCTTTGCCTTGGCCCGCCTTCGCGGCGCAGTTTGAGGCGTTGGGTCCGTACCTGCGTCACAGCGGCCCACTGACGTGGCTTGGAATGCTATTGATATCTCCGGCCCTGCTGGTTATCGGCCTGGGGCATTGGGTGTCGCTCATGTTGTGCTGGCGTCCGCGTTGGCCAAAGATCATTCGGGAAGCCGGCTTGCCCGGCAAGCCGACCCCGCCGTTGACCACCATCGACGACTACCCGCCGGACGTTCGTGCGGCGCTGCTGGAAAATGCACATCGATGGGTCGTGCGGCCGGGTTCGCCGCCGCCACGGCCCAAGTTTTCATTGACCCGCCGCAAACGGCCCCGGGTTACTCCCCGCGACCCCGTTTGACTGCGCCCTTTATCGATTTCCACCTGGAATATTCATGACTCCCATCGCCCTAGTCGGACACGCGCATTCCTGCCCCCTCCATGGCCCCGGCACCATCGTCAGCGGGGCGTCCAGCGCCGCCGTCAATGGCCGGCCCATCGCGCGGGTGGGCGACCGCATCAGTTGCGGGGCGGTGATCGTCACCGGCTCGGCAGTGGCCAAAGTGGAAGGACAGCCGGTGGCTCGCCAAGGCGATACCACCGGCCACGGCGGCACGCTGATCGAAGGCGACGGCAGCTGGCTATCGGCGTAAGCGGCCGGGACCATGCCGGGCTGAAGGTGGCAAACCCGGGTCACGGAGCGCGGGCGCCGGATCGAAGGCGGTATATAGTCACCCCGGTACGCGTCACCATGCACGCCACCCAGGGAACCTGCCGAATGACGAGAAGCCGCATCATGGCGTTTTTTCTCAGCCTGCTTGCCGCGCCGGCCGGCGCCGGCGTGATCTACGACAACCATGGCCTTGTCGTCGACATCACTACCGGCGGCCAGCGGGACTGGAATACCGGCCAGCGCCAGAACACGCGCAGCACCACCATTTCGTTCCAGGGCAACAAGCTGTGCGGCAAAGACGTCGGCAAGCTGCTGTACCCCGACGGCCGCAACATGGCCGCCAACGCGTTCTTCTGCGCGGCCAACGCGCGAGCGTTGGAAACGGACGCGGTGCTGGCCTACTTCACTAGCTCCAGCGCCGATGCGGCACTGGCGCACTTGCAGGTGGTCAACGGCGCGCTGCGGGTGAACCGGCTGGCCTTGTCCCGCCAGCCTGATCGCGACAAACCCAGTGGCACGCGCTTTGAAGACGCGCGCCTGCCGGGCTGGACACGCGTGGAAACCGCGTGGGCCGAAACGGTGATGATCCGGCACGCGTCGCTCGCGCCTGCGCAACTCTCGGTCAAACCTGGCGGGTCCGCGCCCGGAGCAACGGGCGCAGGAGCCACGCGCCCCGGGGTCATCAACCTGGGCGCGGGCAAGCTGCTGGACGTGGATGGCGACGTGGTCTATCTGGCCATTCCGCCCGGCCGCGATGTGGTGGTGGTCGAGCCGGCAACGCGCATCAAGGACGCACAGGGCGACATGCGGATCGTGCCGGAGGTCGTTAAGTTTGTAGACACGCCGTTGGCGTTTCGCGCGGTGCGTTTGTCCACCGGCCAGGAGCTGGCGCGCCTGGATGTGAAGGACACGTGCGCCGCCCTGCCGGCCATCGAATTCAACCAGCCGGACCCGCTGTACCCGTCCTCGGCCAGGCGCGACGTGCTGTTCGACGACGTGCCCGCCTGGCGCGCGGCCACGCTGCAATTGACGCAGACGGCGGGCCGCGCCACGTTGCAGCTGAAACCCGGCGTGACCTTGCCGACCAAGCCGAACTGCAAACGGGGCTGACGCCGCCGCGTGGCCAAGGCCCGCCCTGTTGCCGTGAAGGGTGGCCCGGCAGCGCTTCGCACCTGCCGCGTGCCCTACCCGCCTCAGATCAGAAACTGCCGATACGCCTCGTTATCCGTTTCCTCGAAATGCGCGTAGCCCAGTTGCCGCAGAAAGGCGTCCAGCGCCGCGCTGTCGGCCAGCGGGGCCTGGATGCCGACCAGCGCCGAGCTGAAATCCGCGCCCTGGTTGCGGTAGTGGAACAGGCTGATATTCCAGTTGGGCGCCATCTCGGACAGGAACTTCATCAGCGCGCCGGGGCGCTCGGGGAACTCGAAGCGGAACAGCCGCTCTCCGCCCGCCAGCGGCGAACGGCCGCCCACCATGTAGCGGATGTGCTGCTTGGACACCTCGTTGTACGTCAGGTCACTGACCGAAAACCCCTGCTCTTGCAGCGCCGCCATGATGTCGGCGGCATCGCCACGCCGCGCGATCTGCATGCTGACAAAGATGTGCGCGGTGTGCGCGTCGGCAATCCGGTAGTTGAACTCCGTGACGCTGCGCTGCCCCAACACGCGGCAGAACCGCCGGAAGCTGCCGCGCTCCTCGGGCACGGTCACGGCGAACACCGCTTCGCGCGCCTCGCCGACTTCGGCACGGTCTGCCACAAAGCGCATGCGATCGAAGTTCATGTTGGCGCCTGACGTCACGGCCACCATCGACAGCCCCTGCGCGTTTTCGCGTTCAACGTATTGCTTCAGCCCCGCCAACGCCAGCGCCCCCGCAGGCTCGAGCACGCTGCGCGTATCCAGGAACACGTCCTTGATTGCCGCGCACACCGCGTCGGTATTCACCAGGATGATTTCGTCCAGGTATTCGCGGCACAGGCGGAACGTTTCCTCGCCCACCAGCTTGACCGCCGTGCCGTCGGAAAACAGGCCGACTTCGGCCAGGTTGACGCGTGCGCCGGCCTTGATGGACTGCGCCATCGCGCAGGAATCCTCGGTCTGCACGCCGATCACCTTGACGCTGGGGTCCACTGCCTTCACATAGGCGGACACGCCGGCCGCCAGGCTGCCGCCGCCGATGGGCACGAACACCGCGTGCAGCGGGCCGGCGTGCTGGCGCAGGATCTCCATGCCGACGGTGCCCTGCCCGGCGATGACATACGGGTCGTCAAACGCGGGCACGAAAGTCATGTCGTGTTGCTGCGCCAGCGTTTGGGCATGGGCGTAGGCGTCGCTATAGGAATCGCCGGCCTGCACCACCGTGACGGTGGGCCCGCCGTGTGCGCGCACCGCGTCCACCTTCACCCGCGGCGCGGTTTGCGGCACCACGATGATGGCGCGCACGCCCAGTCGCGCCGCCGAAATGGCCACGCCCTGCGCATGGTTGCCGGCGGACGCGGTGATCACGCCCCGGTCCAGCGCGGCCTGCGGCGTGTTGCGCATCTTGTTGTAGGCGCCGCGCACCTTGAAGGAAAAAACCGGCTGGTTGTCTTCGCGCTTCAGGTAGACCGTATTGTTCAGCCGCGTCGACAGGCCGCGCGCCAGGTCCAGCTCGGTCTCGCGGGCAATGTCGTACACCCGGGCCGTCAGAATCTGGCGCAGGTATTCCATGGGCGAGGCGTTGCCGTGCTGGAATGCGGTGTCGGGGGTAGCGGTTTGCATGGGGGGGTTCTCTGCTTTGGGGAAGACTTGCCCGGCAGAGGCGGCCACAAAAAACCCGCCTCGTGGGGCGGGTGGCTGTGACTGTTGCGGTCGCGCGCTAACCCACCATTTTCGGAATGATGGTAATAATCAGCGCAATGCGGACGGCGGGGAAATTCATGGCGCAAAGCTTGCGCCGGGCGCGCGAATTTGTCAAATCGGACGCGGCGGCCTGACGGCGATATGGGGTTTGTGCTGCGGGCCACCGAGCCCCTCTCGTTCGCGTCATTGCCCGCCTGGTGGCTTGCGGGCCCGGCGCCCTTGCGCCATATCCTGGCCGTATTGATGCGATATCGAGCCCATAACGCAGGCTTTATCGGTGATTTCCCTGCGCGTCAAGCGTGTCGCGGTATTACAATACCGGCTTCGTGGCAGTTCGCACCTTCCAGAATGACCGGTTAAACCGGCTCATTAATAAAGGACGGGCAACCGCCAATTTGCGCGGATCCGGAGCCTGCTTCGCATCTGCCCATACGAACCCACTCTCGACAACATCTACCGGCGTACGCCGCTTAGCATGTTCGGGTTTGCGCCGAAAGCGCTACGCGCCGAACAGATTCAAGGATCATGTCTCTTACTCCGAAGATTATCTATACCCTCACCGATGAAGCGCCGGCCCTTGCAACCCGTTCGCTGCTGCCCATCGTCCAGGCATTCGCCAAGCCCGCGGGCGTCACGGTGGAAACGCGCGACATCTCCCTGGCCGGCCGCATCATCGCCCTGTTCCCGGATTACCTGGAAGACAGCCAGAAGCTGTCGGACGCCCTGGCCGAACTGGGCGCGCTGGCCGTCAAGCCCGAAGCCAACATCATCAAGCTGCCCAACATCAGCGCCTCGATGCCCCAGCTGAAGGCGGCCATCAAGGAACTGCAAGACCAGGGCTACAAGCTGCCCGACTACCCGGACGCCCCCACCAACGACACCGAACGCGACGTGAAAGCGCGCTACGACAAGGTCAAGGGAAGCGCCGTGAACCCGGTTCTGCGCGAAGGCAACTCCGACCGCCGCGCGCCGCTGTCGGTGAAGAACTACGCCCGCAAGCACCCGCACAAGATGGGCGCCTGGTCGGCTGATTCGAAGTCGCATGTGGCTCACATGTCCGACGGCGACTTCTACGGCACCGAAAAGTCGGCGCTGATCGCCGAGGCCGGCGACGTCAAGATCGAACTGACCGCCGCTGACGGCACCAAGACGGTCCTGAAGGAAAAGACCCCGGTCAAGGCCGGCGAGATCATCGACGCCGCCGTGCTGTCGACCGCCAAGCTCAAGTCCTTCCTGCAAGCCCAGATCGACGACGCCAAGACCACCGGCGTGCTGTTCTCGGTGCACCTGAAGGCCACGATGATGAAGGTGTCCGACCCGGTCATCTTCGGCCACGTGGTATCCGTGTTCTACAAGGATGTGCTGGCCCGCCACGCCGCCGTGCTCAAGCAAGCCGGTTTCGATCCCAACAACGGCATTGGCGACCTGTACGCCAAGATCCAATCGCTGCCCGCTGACCAGCAAGCCGCGATCACCGCCGACATCGACGCCGCCTACAAGACCCTGCCGCAACTGGCGATGGTCAATTCCGACAAGGGCATCACCAACCTGCACGTGCCCAGCGACGTCATCGTCGATGCGTCCATGCCGGCCATGATCCGCGACTCGGGCAAGATGTGGAACGCCGAGGGCCAGCTGCAAGACACCAAGGCCGTCATTCCCGACCGCAGCTACGCGGGCGTCTACCAGGCCGTCATCGACGACTGCAAGAAGAACGGCGCCTTCAATCCGGTCACGATGGGCAGCGTGCCCAACGTCGGCCTGATGGCGCAAGCCGCCGAAGAATACGGTTCGCACAACAAGACCTTCGTCGTCCCGGCATCGGGCACCGTGCGCGTCACCGACGCCTCGGGCAAGGTGTTGCTGGAACAAGCCGTGGAAGCGGGCGACCTGTGGCGCATGTGCCAGACCAAGGACGCCGCCATCCAGGATTGGGTCAAGCTGGCCGTTACCCGTGCCCGCGCCAGCAAGACGCCGGCCGTTTTCTGGCTGGACGAAAAGCGCGCCCACGACGCCCAGGTCATCGCCAAGGTCAAGCAGTACCTGAACGACCACGACACCAGCGGCCTGGACCTGCGCATCCTGAACCCGGTTGAAGCGACCAAGTTCTCGGTCAAGCGCATCCGCGAAGGCCTGGACACCATCTCGGTTACCGGCAACGTGCTGCGCGACTACCTGACCGACCTGTTCCCCATCATGGAGCTGGGCACCAGCGCCAAGATGCTGTCGATCGTTCCGCTGGTTGCCGGTGGCGGCCTGTTCGAAACGGGCGCGGGCGGCTCGGCCCCCAAGCACGTGCAGCAGTTCCTGGAAGAAGGCTTCCTGCGCTGGGATTCGCTGGGCGAATTCATGGCGTTGGCTGAATCCCTGGACCACCTGGGCCGCGCGTACAAGAACCCGACTGCCCAGATCCTGGCCAAGACGCTGGATCAGGCAACCGCCAAGTTCCTGGACGAGAACAAGTCGCCGGACCGCAAGGTCGGCGGCCTGGACAACCGTGGCAGCCACTTCTACCTGGCCATGTACTGGGCCCAGGCCGTGGCCGCGCAAACCGACGACCGCGCGCTGGCTGCGCAGTTCGCCGGTGCGGCGGGCGCCTTTGCTGAAAACGAAGGCAAGATCGTTGAAGAACTGAAGGCCGCGCAGGGCAAGCCGGTGGATATCGGCGGCTACTACCAGCCCAACGAAGCGCTGGCGAGCCAGGCCATGCGCCCCAGCGCCACGCTGAACCAGGTGCTGGCCTCGATCGGCTAAGCGTCACTGTCCGGCGGCGCTCGCCGCCGGCACAAAAAAGCCGGCAGCCTTGGTAAGGCTGCCGGCTTTTTTATGGGTGCAAGGCAGTGGTAGCGGGCGTATCGGGCGTATCGGATCAGCGCGCGCCGCCGCACATCCGTTGGCGGAAAGCGGTGTCGATATCCAGCCGCCAGACCGCGCGCGTAGCGCCGGGCAGGCGCGGCGCCACGCCGCTCAGTGCGGGATAGCGTCCGGCGTCGTCGTCGCGGCCCCAGATCCAGAAACGCGTGCCATCAGCCGACGCGCAAAGCCGCGCGGTCAAATCTTCGTTCTGAATCAATACCCGCTTGCCGACGACCGGGTCGAACACCGCCGCGTCGTACAGTTCCTTGCGCCAGTTGTCGCGCGTGGGAATCTCGGGATCGTTCCAGTTATCGACGATCCAGGAAGGTTCGGACGCCTTCGTGTAGAAGCCCAGATCAAACGGCAACGCATGCAGCGCCACTTGCATGTCT
Coding sequences:
- a CDS encoding amino acid ABC transporter ATP-binding protein translates to MSDSIIRLQGVNKWYGQFHVLRNINLDVAPGERIVVCGPSGSGKSTMIRCINRLEEHQQGQIIVDGTELTNDLKHIETIRREVGMVFQHFNLFPHLTVLENLTLGPMWVLKQPRAQAEATAMKYLERVRIPDQAKKFPGQLSGGQQQRVAIARSLCMNPKVMLFDEPTSALDPEMVKEVLDVMVTLAQESGMTMICVTHEMGFARKVANRVIFMDRGEIIEQNNPDAFFDNPRNERTQLFLSQILH
- a CDS encoding T6SS effector BTH_I2691 family protein, which produces MTTEPSLESLVPEILRIADQTRCDAGPSAVVACKSEVAILPLRYAVVTDAGPGLDTLAPALPPHLGANFPPLQGKHARYAVRTMRRGYLYLFTKRYMKDWFCESAYRTYDTGLFKRVFPYAPQHNALEPIHEPTARVHDLHGPAESGPGAWTVCLKAPEDIEELRALFTPDPLTKRMLDLISSFSPLRNQLQNFDIRKLLMSCSRTPDVLDPSTIDDTLADAIAQDQPDTASVLAGQLYSDPENRYARQIVALDLKESARRARGFGIVLHDAIGITQQLNSWRNDAYEAVQRYLDKKDGKGVENQRKVLVAQAFIDVKQQFETRSAALEAQHFIDIERARVYDPGMAVGRNWVLNDDERERWDNEADQYITQFEDTMRAKMQAKLDSGEYRRRFDSKYLSPATPGQAVRVADMDVELTTFDAVSAAAENVGVKRAKDHERWLTSEQLLSALDVYDDRDLTSGWRFAGQTGLCVLGADGCASTADLIEQWWTGNPTDRANLAMRGFALNQTEIQAELQRTLDAARLHAQTQARDPILSNDRMIQQVQAGFVAVQHLADLFDKANGLFEALSAAGETNLAGGALAWYSSLGRQSLRYASTGKEWAFHGITRSWLAASVSKRATNLRIDELTKLGRSTDPKQLRAQIGRNTRFAFATELVDAHRSDFYKLRASSWLLFFEAALIAMRVRDMPDDERGAGELIAHGLLAGAAGTEILAAGTELVLQHYSAAGVTGTGATVFLGQLKLVGGALAAVGGVVLMGCDWKDADQSRQEAKKRLTSAYYLRFAAAFAMVGSQSSIAFAAAGPMLKILAERGGKSYALTSLLLVAARASSFLGRPAMLALLRSLLLRSTLIGIAATLAIAVFDDDALEKWCKRSTYRGVEYQGNSPHNALENELADLYSALLEII
- a CDS encoding PAAR domain-containing protein; the protein is MTPIALVGHAHSCPLHGPGTIVSGASSAAVNGRPIARVGDRISCGAVIVTGSAVAKVEGQPVARQGDTTGHGGTLIEGDGSWLSA
- the ilvA gene encoding threonine ammonia-lyase, biosynthetic, which translates into the protein MQTATPDTAFQHGNASPMEYLRQILTARVYDIARETELDLARGLSTRLNNTVYLKREDNQPVFSFKVRGAYNKMRNTPQAALDRGVITASAGNHAQGVAISAARLGVRAIIVVPQTAPRVKVDAVRAHGGPTVTVVQAGDSYSDAYAHAQTLAQQHDMTFVPAFDDPYVIAGQGTVGMEILRQHAGPLHAVFVPIGGGSLAAGVSAYVKAVDPSVKVIGVQTEDSCAMAQSIKAGARVNLAEVGLFSDGTAVKLVGEETFRLCREYLDEIILVNTDAVCAAIKDVFLDTRSVLEPAGALALAGLKQYVERENAQGLSMVAVTSGANMNFDRMRFVADRAEVGEAREAVFAVTVPEERGSFRRFCRVLGQRSVTEFNYRIADAHTAHIFVSMQIARRGDAADIMAALQEQGFSVSDLTYNEVSKQHIRYMVGGRSPLAGGERLFRFEFPERPGALMKFLSEMAPNWNISLFHYRNQGADFSSALVGIQAPLADSAALDAFLRQLGYAHFEETDNEAYRQFLI
- a CDS encoding NADP-dependent isocitrate dehydrogenase, translated to MSLTPKIIYTLTDEAPALATRSLLPIVQAFAKPAGVTVETRDISLAGRIIALFPDYLEDSQKLSDALAELGALAVKPEANIIKLPNISASMPQLKAAIKELQDQGYKLPDYPDAPTNDTERDVKARYDKVKGSAVNPVLREGNSDRRAPLSVKNYARKHPHKMGAWSADSKSHVAHMSDGDFYGTEKSALIAEAGDVKIELTAADGTKTVLKEKTPVKAGEIIDAAVLSTAKLKSFLQAQIDDAKTTGVLFSVHLKATMMKVSDPVIFGHVVSVFYKDVLARHAAVLKQAGFDPNNGIGDLYAKIQSLPADQQAAITADIDAAYKTLPQLAMVNSDKGITNLHVPSDVIVDASMPAMIRDSGKMWNAEGQLQDTKAVIPDRSYAGVYQAVIDDCKKNGAFNPVTMGSVPNVGLMAQAAEEYGSHNKTFVVPASGTVRVTDASGKVLLEQAVEAGDLWRMCQTKDAAIQDWVKLAVTRARASKTPAVFWLDEKRAHDAQVIAKVKQYLNDHDTSGLDLRILNPVEATKFSVKRIREGLDTISVTGNVLRDYLTDLFPIMELGTSAKMLSIVPLVAGGGLFETGAGGSAPKHVQQFLEEGFLRWDSLGEFMALAESLDHLGRAYKNPTAQILAKTLDQATAKFLDENKSPDRKVGGLDNRGSHFYLAMYWAQAVAAQTDDRALAAQFAGAAGAFAENEGKIVEELKAAQGKPVDIGGYYQPNEALASQAMRPSATLNQVLASIG